A single genomic interval of Acetomicrobium thermoterrenum DSM 13490 harbors:
- the iolG gene encoding inositol 2-dehydrogenase, protein MRKLRVGIIGLGRIGRMHARNIKSIIQADLAAISDISEEAVNSVAEELQINQKYYDYREMLNDPSIEAVVICSSTNTHAQIIKEAASAKKHIFCEKPIALTIEEVNDALNSINISGIKFFLGFNRRFDPTFSKMKEEIKSGKIGTPHLAIITSRDPAPPSLDYVKSSGGLFLDMTIHDFDMARFMLNDEPYEIYVSASSLVDPAIGKAGDVDTAAIVITMKSGARVIINNSRKAVYGYDQRVEIFGSEGMIMNQNMPKDFAFLSNPYETQLSNPVYFFIERYKEAYIHEIETFISCVMQDEIPPVGGEDGKISLLMGYAAQKSLTENRPVKFSEVI, encoded by the coding sequence GTGAGAAAACTGCGTGTAGGAATAATAGGTCTAGGAAGAATTGGAAGGATGCATGCCCGTAATATCAAAAGTATTATACAAGCCGATCTAGCAGCAATCTCTGACATATCGGAGGAAGCTGTTAATTCTGTAGCTGAGGAATTGCAGATTAATCAAAAGTATTATGACTATCGAGAAATGTTAAATGATCCCTCTATTGAAGCGGTGGTAATATGCTCTAGCACGAATACTCACGCACAAATCATTAAGGAAGCAGCATCTGCTAAGAAACATATATTTTGCGAAAAACCAATAGCATTAACAATAGAAGAAGTAAATGACGCTCTGAATTCTATAAACATATCGGGCATTAAGTTTTTTCTCGGTTTCAACAGGCGGTTCGACCCAACATTTAGCAAAATGAAGGAAGAGATTAAATCTGGGAAAATAGGAACTCCACATTTAGCTATAATCACAAGTAGGGATCCCGCTCCTCCTTCTTTAGATTATGTTAAAAGCTCTGGGGGGCTTTTTCTTGACATGACTATACATGATTTCGATATGGCAAGATTTATGTTAAATGATGAGCCTTATGAGATTTATGTTTCAGCTTCATCTTTAGTAGATCCTGCCATTGGAAAAGCTGGTGATGTTGATACAGCAGCCATTGTGATAACTATGAAATCTGGCGCAAGAGTGATAATTAACAATAGCCGTAAAGCTGTTTATGGATATGATCAACGCGTTGAAATTTTTGGCTCAGAGGGGATGATAATGAACCAAAATATGCCTAAAGATTTTGCATTTTTATCTAATCCATATGAAACACAGCTATCTAACCCTGTATATTTCTTTATAGAAAGATATAAAGAAGCTTATATACATGAAATCGAAACTTTCATATCTTGTGTCATGCAAGATGAAATCCCTCCGGTTGGAGGTGAAGATGGAAAAATATCGTTATTAATGGGATATGCTGCCCAAAAATCATTAACTGAAAACAGACCTGTTAAATTTTCTGAGGTAATTTAG